The Candidatus Poribacteria bacterium nucleotide sequence TCGCGCGGACTTCCTCTCGTGGCTTCGCGACCGCTTCGCCGACCCGGACCAGTTCGATCTCGGCGTCCGGGCATACGAGTCACGCCCCCACGAGCTCTTCTCGGACGCTCTCGACGCGACGCATCCGGAACGACGCATCTTGGTTCGCCAGATGCGCTCTGTCACGGGAGCCCAGGGGGCGCGGGTCGGAAGTCTGCTCGTCTTCCGCGATGTCACGCGCGAGCTCGAGGTCGCCGACATGCGCTCCGAGCTCACGCGCTTGCGATCCGAGCTGGCGCGCGAGTACTCGTACCGGAACATCATCGGCAAGAGCGCCCCGATGCAGGCGCTCTTCGCCCAGATCGAACGCGCCGGCAGCAGCGATGTCACCGTTCTCATCCAGGGCGAGAGCGGGACGGGCAAGGAACTCGTCGCCAAGGCGATTCACGCCGAAAGCGCGCGCCACCGGGGCCCCTTCGTGCCGGTCAACTGCGCGGCGATCCCGGAAGCGCTGATCGAAAGCGAGCTCTTCGGTCACGAGCGCGGCGCGTTCACCGGAGCCACGATGCGGCGCATCGGGCGATTCGAGCAGGCGAAGGGGGGAACGGTTTTCCTCGACGAGATCGGCGACATGCCCTTGCTGTTGCAGGCGAAACTGCTCCGCGTTCTGCAAGAGCGCGAGATTCAGCGCGTCGGCGGGAACGCCATGATTCCGGTCGATGTCCGCGTCATCGCAGCCTCCAACAAGAACCTGAAATCCGCTGTCGAGCAGGGCGACTTCCGCGAAGACCTCTACTATCGGATCGCCGTGTTCCCGACCACTGTACCCGCTTTACGCGAGCGTCGCGAGGACATCCCTCACCTCGTGCATCATTTCCTCGCCCGGTTCGCAGCAGACTCCAACAAATCGATTGCCGACGTCGCCCCGGACGCCATGAGAGCCCTTATGGACGGTTCCTGGCAGGGAAACGTGCGAGAGCTCGAAAACACCATCCAGCGCGCCGTCATCCTAGAGACGAGCGGGATCCTCCGCCTCGAAAGCCTGCCCGAATCGCTTGCCGCCGTTCCCGCACGTCCGACGCCATCGCCCGACGGCATCCTCTCACTGGACGACGCCGAGAAGATGGCGCTCGAACAGACGATCCGAGTCGTGGGAAACGACGTGCGAAGATGCGCGGCTGCCCTCCACATCGACCGCGCGACCTTCTACCGCAAACTCTCCAAGCACGGCATCCAGCTCACCTAGCGATCCGCTCGAATCGTCGCGTATCGCGACGATTCATTGTCGCGAACTACGACGGCACGAGTTGATCGTCGCAAAAATGCGAACGCCCATACGCCCAGTCGCAATAATGCGATAAGCCTTGCCCTGACTGCGTTTGCGCCTCGCCTCCCGTTCGGCAGTCGCGTTTCTGCGACGCGCTGACCACACGCACGT carries:
- a CDS encoding response regulator, whose protein sequence is MPASTLSDDDIRNAAILIVDDHQENIDLLVDILEDAGFRRLLTTTDPRRVEDIVRDESPDVVLLDLRMPYMDGFAVMERLRAMPSRAHVPILVLTAAQERETRLRALASGANDFLSKPFDTAEVRVRIRNLIVASLLYQGIAEASQRLSSVLEATDDAVAFCDVEGDLQFVNGRFAELFAFDTDALAGSSRADFLSWLRDRFADPDQFDLGVRAYESRPHELFSDALDATHPERRILVRQMRSVTGAQGARVGSLLVFRDVTRELEVADMRSELTRLRSELAREYSYRNIIGKSAPMQALFAQIERAGSSDVTVLIQGESGTGKELVAKAIHAESARHRGPFVPVNCAAIPEALIESELFGHERGAFTGATMRRIGRFEQAKGGTVFLDEIGDMPLLLQAKLLRVLQEREIQRVGGNAMIPVDVRVIAASNKNLKSAVEQGDFREDLYYRIAVFPTTVPALRERREDIPHLVHHFLARFAADSNKSIADVAPDAMRALMDGSWQGNVRELENTIQRAVILETSGILRLESLPESLAAVPARPTPSPDGILSLDDAEKMALEQTIRVVGNDVRRCAAALHIDRATFYRKLSKHGIQLT